The DNA window AGCACATGCCTCACATGTTGGCTCGCTCCCGCTGCAACCTTGAGTTGTAGGCTCCGGACACTGTATTCCAGGCGTCCATGTACCTATCCATGCACATCGCGATGCACTTCTGCTCGGAGTTGTCCAAGGAGCTGCCAGGCTTCCCAATGCACTTCCGGAAACACTTGTTCATCATCCTTTGCAGCAGCTCCTGCGCGTTGGCCAAGGCGATCTGCACCTTCACTTGCTCCATAATGAGCCCTGGGTCCAGCTTTCCTCCCCCGGCCCCCGGCACACCCCCGAAGTCTGAGCCGAAGCTGCCCTCCATGGCCCCCAAGCAAAG is part of the Dromiciops gliroides isolate mDroGli1 chromosome 4, mDroGli1.pri, whole genome shotgun sequence genome and encodes:
- the LOC122726402 gene encoding mitochondrial import inner membrane translocase subunit Tim13-like, which codes for MEGSFGSDFGGVPGAGGGKLDPGLIMEQVKVQIALANAQELLQRMMNKCFRKCIGKPGSSLDNSEQKCIAMCMDRYMDAWNTVSGAYNSRLQRERANM